The Primulina huaijiensis isolate GDHJ02 chromosome 6, ASM1229523v2, whole genome shotgun sequence genomic sequence actccctacccacaaaattgtggtactatgtcatacaaattgtggtacacttcatgtggaaatgtggtacaacacttatctaatgtttggttaaaattttaagatgttttaataatcattttgacccggCTTAATATCCAATTTTGTGGATAactatttgattattaatctaacaaaTCAAGTGGGATACACTATCAAAACtcaataaattacatttttctcCTCTTATTTCTTAGAGTGTTAagttatttattgaataaaaagtttattttagaGTGTTGTACGTTAGATGTCGATCctgatatttaatatatttcattattatttaatttgatttaaattttaaaaaatataaagatatatttttattttgaaaaaatattttatttgtatatattataataaaataataaaaactaatttttaatgTTGGTTATGcttatcaataatatttttatttttatttttattatatttaattttatgatattaacACTTATTAATTCAAAGATTattaatatctttattattaacattattattatttttatctaatattatgtattacttCCTGATGTGTAcaaaaaataagtaaatttagCAAGGATATAAtagtaaatttattaatatttaaaaactaataacatattcaaaatattaaacCAAACAATCTTAATAGTATCACATAATGTTTGATTAATAATATATCAATCATGTTATCTATAACATaatcaatcatttatttatctcaTCACTTATACCAAACACACATTTAGTTGATAAAATTTGATTGGACAAATAATGTTGtgattattaaaacatataaGTATGATAtggataaataaaaattgtttggtTCGATTGACTAAATTTAAGATTAAAAAGTAATGATATCTTGTCTTATCAAATTCCTGTAAAGTAGTCGCTAAAACAACAAAGCTTGCAATGTTTGGCAAATTAAGCTCATTTTTTAATACGGTTTACCATTGCTTTTGACCATTTTTCCCCCTTTTTTTAACAAATTGGTACTAATCATTGCGTCTTACTCACGCTTCAAGCTTAATCTTGCGTTTTAGaacattgattttaaataaGATGGATATTTCAAGGAATTAAACATCACCATTCTAATCACAAAAATGGAGTACAATTTATGAGTTCAAATGTTATACAATTTCCTTATACCAAAAACAACTCTGTTAGCTAGGCTAAGAACCTGCCAAATATGAAAGTGCAGATGACCCATTCAATTGTGCCAATGTCTTTATTGTGCTGAATGAACACTGAAAGATTTTAACTTATGTAGTCTGTGTTTTCATTCATAGAAAGATCCTCGCAGTCTTTTTATCGACCAATGAAGCCAAACCAGTGCAGGATGACTGCTAAAAGAAGCATAAGTACAGCCAAAACCATACCAGGTTTTCCTAGAAGCCAATTCTTGGTCTTTCTCGCACCTTGTACGCCTCGTTGAATCCTATCTGCCCATTTCATCTAAAGATATATGAAACAGAATTAGATATAGATTTGAAACTACCGGAAGTTGTTAGGGAAGCTCGAGACAGAAAAATTATTTAGGAACATAACTTTTCCTCCTTTTCACCCAAATTTCTTGCTGTTTACTTTATGATTGGTGTATACGACCCTCACCCCCAAAACAAAATCTACGATTATCAGACATAGACAAAGAATGTGTATGAGACCCTCACCCCCAAAACAAAAATTCTGGCTCTACGATTATTAGACATAGACAGAGTATGGCACTTATTCTTGCCCTTCGATCCATCTTACACATCAGAGAGTTTTGTATAATAATGAGACAGATACCTCAAGGGTGATGAAATAGATAAGAGGGGAAAAAGGAATATTGTGGTAGGTATAGAAACACATTAATCCATTTTTAAGATAACAACGTACCATTGTATCCAACGTATCTGGGGACAAAGATGACATGGCCTGTTGAGCTCTCTCTGCATCTTCACGGGAAAGTTTAAATCCAAATTGTTCACTCATGTTTGCCATCATTTCAGGACTCATGTTTGCCATCATTGATGTGAGCATCTGCCAATATTAGATAAGAAAAAAACAATGTCATCAACGAAACCTAACACACATCCATTTTATACcaagaaaaaattaaacatagATAGTTATGAATCAGGCAAATGATTTGTTTCCTTGTGATCTCTGCAAGCTGTCCTTGTGCTACATCAGTGAAGATCAATCAATAGGTCATACTTTAATTAGACTAAAATGCTGTTATAGAACCAGTAGATAAGTCGAAAAAATATTCCAACCTACACTGACACGCACAAATGTGAAATAAAATCGATTAATTTTCTGCGAAATTGAAGTCCTTTATATTATTCTTATTCTATTCTAAGAAATTTATGGCATgtttccaaaaaataaaaaaatcatggtATTATAAATGGTttgagtaaaaatttattatttcaaatacaTAGGAAACTTCTTTGATCCAAACACAGATTAAAAAATTGAATCTGAACATTTCTTATTTGACAATATTTTGGTGACACATAAATTTCTTTATAAATTCACTAAATGGAGTCAGAACATATAGTTTCCATACACTACGAGTATGCAGTCCACAACAAATATTCAAATCGTCTTCAAAAGAATTATCCACAAGACCCATAATTGAGTCAGAAACCAACAACAGGTTCCATGAATACACATCTCTGTTTGCAATTGAGTCAGAAACCAACAGGTTCCATGAAATATATCTCTATTTGCCTCATATTCCAAAAATTTATGCCAATGCAGCAAAAAATGTTTCACAGAGAAGCTCAATAAAGTGCATataaagagagagagagagagagagaaagggGGGGGGGTGTTGTAGGAAAGAATCAGGTTAGAAACCTGTCGCATAGCTGGATCTTTCATTtggtttttcatttgttcctgCAGATCAGCACTGGAACCTGAGAAGCTTAATTGAGGAGTGCTTCCTGCACGCAAACCTTGAGAGGAACTACTTTCACCCACATCATTGTCATTTACATTGAAATTTCCTCGAGATGTGGAAAGGTCGGCTGTTGATGATGACATATCTTGCCCTCTCAAAGATGATGCAATGTCAAACATTTTTTTGTGTTCTTCAGGTGACATTTTGTTCATCATATCTGTTGCCATCTTAATCATTTCAGGTGTCATACTTGGTGGAGCTGACCCAGGATAACTATGTAAAGGTGTCGATGATGATGGTGACCCCTGATTACCCTTCATAGAGGACGCCGTATCAAACATCTTTTGAAGTTCTTCCGGTGACATTTTACTCATCATTTTGGTTGCTGTATTGAGCATGTCAGGTGATAGGTCTGGTGGAACTGATCCAGGGCTAAAAGGATAACCGGTTTCGAAATTTGCATGATCTCCTTCGAAATACGAAGCTAACTGGAACATTCTTTGAAGTTCTTCAGGAGACATCTTGCCAATAACATTTGCAGCAGTCTTCACCATATCAGGAGATAAACCTTCAACTTTTCCACCATTTATGGCAGCCAAGGTTTCAGGATCTGTTTGAGAAATAAAGTTCTGGAAGGATCTACAGACAATAACAACCACACAATACATGATTGATTTTTGTTGAAGTATATGATTACCAGAGGCAGAGGACAAGTACAAGTATGCAAATGCTGAAtatcacaaaaataataaatactcACACAAGCATAAGCATACCAGGTTATCCAATTTATAACGAGTTTATTGATGCATTTTATGCACGGCAGTTTTCATTCAATCAAGATATCTGTCATTAATCATCATTATTTGCCAACTTCTCCATGAGAAATAGCATCAGTTAAGAAATTCACCCCAATAAATTTTTGCAACATATTGCAAATGTGAGAAGCTAGATCCttttcaagattttcaaaaaaaggaaaaaaatcattatttgaCAAACAATATTAAACCTGATAGATTCTGGGTCATCTTTTAGAGCATCCAAATATTCTGTTTTTGATTGAGGTTTCTGAAGTTTCTTGGTCTGAATTGTACTGCCTTGATGGGCTTCTTGTTGAGTTAGCGCAGGCTTCTCATGTTTTTCAGATGAGATACTTACTTCTTCAGTTATTTCTTCAATAATTAACCCTAAGGAAAATAGATCAAATCAGCAGGAAAAAAGCACAAAGGCAAACATCAGATCAAGTCATCGACGAAGCATaactttgaaaacaaaataaataaatataataccTCGTGAAGGATGCTTATCTCCTTCTTTGGCCAATCTCTCCTCAGCATCCCTGAATATAAGTGAATAGACCAAATTTTAGATTCAACGATTGAGAAATAATCAAATGATAGAGAAACAGTCCATAGAGTTCTAAACCTGAATTGGTAGTAGAAgggaagaagaaagaaagaggACCAACACAAGCACATGCTACATAATCGCAAACATGGAAACTCCTAGGTATGGAAAGTTAGTACCTTAAGACTTCTGCAATAGTTTCATCCCCTGGAGAAACTTCAAGTGCCTTTCTTAAGTCAAACACAGCATCCTGCATATTCTTGATATTAATAAAGAAGGACAACGAAAACACTAAAGATGCAGCGGTAGCATAACAAATTAACAACATTTCACAGTTCACAAACAAGAAAAAGTACAAATAGACAAAAATAGCTTACTCCTAGTTGCCCCAATTCCTTGTGTGCTTGACCCCTTCTATAAAGGGCTTTGACATTCTTCGCATCGTTCTCCAAAACCTGCAACAttagaaatttagaatttataattattattgtatGTTCAACATCCATAGTCGTGCAATAGAGTAAGGAACATTGAAACTTTAATAATgctgacagcaaaacaagaaacTTATCAGCTAAATACCTATATGAAAgatcaaataaaaattgaacattCAGCATATGAGAACCCTAGGgcaaaaaataaatctaaaaaaaaaaacaaatactttCGGCTAAATGTCATTAAGCCCAAGTGATTCGATTGAAAATTCATGGTTCAGCCATTTCAAACACATCAAATAATTTCTATAGACGAAAAGGAACAGAGATTGTACATACCTCAGTTCCTTCTCCAATACATTCATCATACTGCTCGGTTTTCAAGTAACAAGACATCATATTGAGAGAGCACGCTAATAGAACATTCCTGCTTTTTGATGTGGGAACTTCTTTAAGGTTATTTTTTGCCTGACATCACAAagcaatatataataaatatagaaGATGGCCATACATCAACAAAGGAACGGACAACAAAAGACAAAAGTCAACTTTGCCTAAAAAGGGAAAGCTTCAAGCAACTTACACGCGTATATTTCTGCAAGGCATCTTGGAACTTGCCCTGATTGTGAAGTTCATTACCCTGCcatcatataaatatatgtggATATGCCTTGAATAATGCCAATATGCTATAATCGCGCACATAAAGAGAAATAAACACTACATTCACGAACCAACAAGAAAAGGAACTGTTGGAAGTTAAGGTAtgtaaatgttaaaatgaaCTTTTTGCCACCCTGATGAGTCACCTGTTTTTTCAGCATTTCAGCAGCATTAATTTCATAGGACACCTGAGCATCCATCCGGGAACGCATTGAAGCTAGTTCATCAGGTGAAGTTCTCGCCATTCTCTCACCAATCTCGGCCATCTCTTCTGGGCGAGTATGTTTCAATCTATCAGCAGCAAACTTGAAGTCTTCAGGCCTTAAGCTCTGCATGCTTTCGGAAGCCATCCTTATCAACTCGGGATTTGACATCATCTGAAAGAGCAGAAATTGACAACGCTATCAACAAAAAACTGAGCTATACACGGAATTTAGATGCGTGGGTGGATCAGGTTTGCTGAAGGGGATTCCACCTCAACATCTGGCTCAGCGCCTTGTTGGATCAATTTAATAAGCATTAGCACAACTTACATGATTCATAAATAAAAGCACTATTCAAccaatatttgaaaaatcaacCTGTCATTGTGTCcgtaattatttattaatacctaccaaaattccaaaataaaaaatttgtccCATCAATTTACatataatcaataaaaaaataaaaagcttCACATCCTTTTAAGGTAATTTGTAAGGAACTCCCCCATAATTCAGCAGCACATTCAAGATTTACCTGCTGCTGAATCCGAGCGAAATCAGCCGGCGACATGCGACTCATCTGCTCCTGAGCCATCTTCATCATCTCCGGATCCATCATTCCGTTAAACATTCTTCCCAATCCTTTGACAAATCAGGAAAGGTGCAAGAATCGACTGCCCGTTTATTACAAAGACAAGGCGCCGAATTCAGGAATTCGTGCGGTTTCGATCCTCAAAA encodes the following:
- the LOC140979577 gene encoding outer envelope protein 61 codes for the protein MFNGMMDPEMMKMAQEQMSRMSPADFARIQQQMMSNPELIRMASESMQSLRPEDFKFAADRLKHTRPEEMAEIGERMARTSPDELASMRSRMDAQVSYEINAAEMLKKQGNELHNQGKFQDALQKYTRAKNNLKEVPTSKSRNVLLACSLNMMSCYLKTEQYDECIGEGTEVLENDAKNVKALYRRGQAHKELGQLGDAVFDLRKALEVSPGDETIAEVLRDAEERLAKEGDKHPSRGLIIEEITEEVSISSEKHEKPALTQQEAHQGSTIQTKKLQKPQSKTEYLDALKDDPESIRSFQNFISQTDPETLAAINGGKVEGLSPDMVKTAANVIGKMSPEELQRMFQLASYFEGDHANFETGYPFSPGSVPPDLSPDMLNTATKMMSKMSPEELQKMFDTASSMKGNQGSPSSSTPLHSYPGSAPPSMTPEMIKMATDMMNKMSPEEHKKMFDIASSLRGQDMSSSTADLSTSRGNFNVNDNDVGESSSSQGLRAGSTPQLSFSGSSADLQEQMKNQMKDPAMRQMLTSMMANMSPEMMANMSEQFGFKLSREDAERAQQAMSSLSPDTLDTMMKWADRIQRGVQGARKTKNWLLGKPGMVLAVLMLLLAVILHWFGFIGR